Proteins from a genomic interval of Bradyrhizobium sp. CCBAU 53340:
- a CDS encoding acyl-CoA dehydrogenase family protein, which yields MPKHIKAEELDRLDTLSDDTFRLEVREWIETNYPPGMIRYPSRRLFWHENREWFMRLSAKGWIAPSWPREHGGMGLSGTRQLIMIEEMERFGAGRVNDQGLVMLGPLLIRHGSEPQKAFFLPRILSGEHVWAQAYSEPGAGSDLASLRLAASDQGDHWLLNGQKTWITLGTDANWVFVLARTSNDGKKQEGISFLVLPVDTPGLTVRGITNLDMHEEFAEMFFENVRVPKDRVVGEINKGWTYAKALLGFERIAIGSPKLSSSGLVQLKQLADEVGVADDPAFQASYTRFQLDLVDSKALYASIVGAVKRGETPNAQISVLKIVQTELFQRITETMVAIGGGHAGRFEPIDESGLHPSGQFLLARPATIFGGSSEILRNVLARNELGMPAR from the coding sequence ATGCCGAAGCATATCAAAGCGGAAGAACTCGATCGTCTCGACACATTGAGCGACGACACTTTTCGGCTCGAGGTACGGGAGTGGATAGAGACCAATTATCCGCCCGGCATGATCCGCTATCCTTCACGGCGCCTGTTCTGGCATGAGAACCGCGAATGGTTCATGCGGCTGTCGGCAAAGGGCTGGATTGCACCGAGCTGGCCACGAGAGCACGGCGGCATGGGCCTATCGGGTACACGCCAGCTCATCATGATCGAGGAGATGGAGCGCTTCGGCGCAGGGCGTGTCAATGATCAGGGGCTGGTCATGCTTGGACCGCTGCTGATCCGGCACGGAAGCGAGCCGCAGAAGGCGTTCTTCCTGCCGCGAATCCTTTCCGGGGAGCATGTCTGGGCCCAAGCCTATTCCGAGCCCGGCGCCGGCTCCGATCTTGCTTCGCTACGGCTCGCAGCAAGTGATCAGGGCGATCACTGGCTGCTCAACGGCCAAAAGACCTGGATCACTCTGGGAACCGATGCGAACTGGGTATTCGTCCTGGCGCGCACCAGCAACGACGGCAAGAAACAGGAAGGAATCTCATTCCTCGTTCTGCCTGTCGACACGCCCGGGCTCACCGTCCGCGGCATCACCAATCTCGATATGCATGAAGAGTTCGCGGAAATGTTCTTCGAGAACGTCCGCGTGCCAAAGGACCGTGTAGTCGGCGAGATCAACAAAGGCTGGACTTACGCCAAGGCCCTGCTCGGATTCGAGCGGATCGCGATCGGAAGCCCCAAACTGTCGTCGAGCGGCCTCGTCCAACTGAAACAGCTTGCGGACGAGGTCGGTGTCGCCGACGATCCTGCCTTCCAGGCTTCCTATACGCGTTTTCAGCTCGACTTGGTGGACTCGAAGGCGCTGTATGCGTCGATCGTCGGAGCCGTGAAGCGGGGCGAGACGCCGAACGCGCAGATCTCGGTTCTGAAGATCGTCCAGACCGAACTTTTCCAGCGCATCACCGAGACAATGGTGGCCATCGGCGGTGGCCATGCCGGCCGCTTCGAGCCGATCGACGAGTCCGGCCTGCATCCCTCCGGCCAGTTTCTTCTGGCACGGCCGGCGACCATCTTCGGAGGCTCATCCGAGATCCTGCGCAACGTGCTTGCCCGCAACGAGCTTGGGATGCCCGCACGATGA